Part of the Kitasatospora sp. NBC_00374 genome is shown below.
AGGCCTGTTCGAGGACCGTTGGACCCTCATCCTGTCCGGCGCTGCGCTGGGGGAAGCGGCACCCGCCACACCAGCCGGGTCCCGCCGTCGGGTCCCGCTCCGGCCCGGAAGCTCCCGCCGAGGTGCTTCGCCCGCTCCGCGAGGTTCGCGAGCCCGCTGCGCGGCCCGGCCTGCGGGAGGCCGACGCCGTCGTCGGTGACCGTCAGGTTCACTTCCCCGTCGACGCTCAGCTCCACGTCGACACGGTCGGCGCGGGCGTGGCGGACGGCGTTCGACAGCGCCTCCTCCAGCACGGCGACCACCTCGTCGGCGACCGGCGGCGGCACCCGGAGATCCAGCAGCCCTTCCGTCCTGAGCGCGGGGGCGAAGCCGAGGCCCGCGGCGGCCCGGTCGACCGCACCGGTCACCCTGGCCCGCAGCCCGTGGGCGGCCGGTCCCTGCTCCCTGGCCCGCAGCCCGAAGATGCTCGAACGGATCGTCCGCACCGTCTCGTCGAGGTCGTCGATGGCGCGCAGCACCCGGTCCGACGCCTCGGGGTGGTCGATGAAGCGAGTGGCGCCCTGCAGGGTCATGCCGGTCGCGAACAGCCGCTGGATCGCCAGGTCGTGGAGGTCCCGGGCGATCCGGTCGCGTTCCTCCAGCAGCGCGACCTGCTCGGAGTCCCGGCGGCGCTCGGCCAGCTCCATCGCCAGGGCGGCCTGCCCCGCGAAACCCGCCAGCGGGCCGGACTCCTCCGGCCCGAAGACCCGCTTGCCCACGGCCCGGGCCAGCATCAGCACCCCGCGAACGCCGCCTTCGACTGTCCCGATGGGCACGGCCACGGCCGGCCCGAGGCCGGCCCACCGCGGCGGCCCGGCCGTGATCCTGGGGTCCCTGCGCACGTCGACGGTGCTGACCAGTCCGCCGGTCTGCACGGCGGCGCCGACGAAGGACCCCACGCGCGGCAGGACGAGCCCCCGGTGCACATCCGCGTCCAGCCCCACGGCCACCCGCACCTCCAGCGAGGCGTCGTCCGAGACGGGCAGGGCCACCACGGTGAGGTCCGCCCCGGCGATCTGGGCGGCCCGGGCGATCAGCAGGTCGAGCACCTCCTGCTGCGAACTGCCCGACAGCAGAAGGTTGGTGACCTCCGCGCTGGCCGCCAGCCAGCGCTCGCGCAGCCTGGCCCTCGTGTAGAGCCGGGCGTTGTCGATGGCCACGCCCGCGGCCACCGCCAGGGTCGAGACGACCGCCTCGTCCTCGGCGTCGAACTCCGCGCCACCGTGCTTCTCGGTCAGGTAGAGGTTGCCGAAGATCTTGTCGCGGACCCGGATCGGCACGCCGAGGAAGCTGTGCATCGGCGGATGGTGCTCCGGCACGCCGTACGAGGACGGGTGCTCGGAGATCTCCGTCAGGCGCAGCGGCTCGGGACGGCGGATCAGCTCGCCCAGCAGGCCGTGCCCGCGTGGGAGCGGCCCGATGCGCTCGATCTGACCCTGGTCGACGCCGACGGGGATGAACTGGGAGAGCCGGTGGTCCTCACCGATGACGCCCAGCGCGCCGTACTCGGCGTCCACGAGCGAGACCGCGGCCTCCACGATGTGCTGGAGCACCTGACCGAGGTCGAGGTCCCGGCCGACCGCGAGCACCGCCTCCAGGAGACTGTTGATGCGGTCCGTGGTGCCGCGTGCGGCGTCCAGGCGTGACTGGAGTCCGCTCAGCAGGTCGTCGAGGCTCGGCTGCGCCGGATTCCTGGGCGTGTGGCCCGGTTCCGAGGATGAGGCCACCACACACTCCGTCCGTGCGAGCCGCGGCTACCGGCGCCCCTGGGGTCCAGGCTAGATCA
Proteins encoded:
- a CDS encoding GAF domain-containing protein, yielding MASSSEPGHTPRNPAQPSLDDLLSGLQSRLDAARGTTDRINSLLEAVLAVGRDLDLGQVLQHIVEAAVSLVDAEYGALGVIGEDHRLSQFIPVGVDQGQIERIGPLPRGHGLLGELIRRPEPLRLTEISEHPSSYGVPEHHPPMHSFLGVPIRVRDKIFGNLYLTEKHGGAEFDAEDEAVVSTLAVAAGVAIDNARLYTRARLRERWLAASAEVTNLLLSGSSQQEVLDLLIARAAQIAGADLTVVALPVSDDASLEVRVAVGLDADVHRGLVLPRVGSFVGAAVQTGGLVSTVDVRRDPRITAGPPRWAGLGPAVAVPIGTVEGGVRGVLMLARAVGKRVFGPEESGPLAGFAGQAALAMELAERRRDSEQVALLEERDRIARDLHDLAIQRLFATGMTLQGATRFIDHPEASDRVLRAIDDLDETVRTIRSSIFGLRAREQGPAAHGLRARVTGAVDRAAAGLGFAPALRTEGLLDLRVPPPVADEVVAVLEEALSNAVRHARADRVDVELSVDGEVNLTVTDDGVGLPQAGPRSGLANLAERAKHLGGSFRAGAGPDGGTRLVWRVPLPPAQRRTG